AAGACGGGAACACGTCCTTCACCGCTGAAGCTGCAGTCAGATAATTGAGTGTGTTCCGCAgcgtctccttctctctcttgagCCGCATCGCCGTGTCCTCCAGCTCCAGCAGGGCCTGCTGCTCCCGTGGGGCTCCTTCGAACGTGCTGCCCACGAAGAACGAGAACGGGGTCGGGAACAGATTCCGCCTCAGGTCCTGCGCCTCCTTCTCCGGCTTCCCATTAAGCCGGTTCGACAGCCGGATAACATCTTTCATGTAGGATTCCACTTCAGTGGCAAGCGACTCGAGGTCCTCGTCGCCGGAGGGGCGGTCCTCGAGCCATGAGACCTCGGCAACGAGGTAGGGTTTGGTGCGGACGAGGCCACGGACACGAAACCGCTCCTGGCCCTTGCAGATAAGGAAGAATCGATCGTCGACGAGGCGCTCGTGCTTGACGACCTCACCAACGCAGCCGACGTCTGCAGTGCCGCTGGCGCTATCGGAGTAGATGACGCCGAATCGGAGGTCGGTGTGGAGGAGGGTATGCATCATCATCCGGTAGCGGAATTCGAAGATTTGAAGGGGGAGGATTGCACCAGGGAAGAGGACGAGTGGGAGGGGGAAGAGCGGGAGCTCGACAGTGTCGATCGAATGGTGATCCGGTGCTCCCGCGGAGCACCGGATTGAATGGTGGAGAGAGGGTTTGGTGCGGGCGGTTGGGGTTTTGAAGGCG
This region of Magnolia sinica isolate HGM2019 chromosome 1, MsV1, whole genome shotgun sequence genomic DNA includes:
- the LOC131253488 gene encoding uncharacterized protein LOC131253488 is translated as MALPQILHPHHSPTLRFKPSLNPTFPRAAFKTPTARTKPSLHHSIRCSAGAPDHHSIDTVELPLFPLPLVLFPGAILPLQIFEFRYRMMMHTLLHTDLRFGVIYSDSASGTADVGCVGEVVKHERLVDDRFFLICKGQERFRVRGLVRTKPYLVAEVSWLEDRPSGDEDLESLATEVESYMKDVIRLSNRLNGKPEKEAQDLRRNLFPTPFSFFVGSTFEGAPREQQALLELEDTAMRLKREKETLRNTLNYLTAASAVKDVFPSS